In one window of Pseudodesulfovibrio sediminis DNA:
- a CDS encoding cytidylyltransferase domain-containing protein — MDNFKALAIIPARGNSKGLPRKNIRLLGGIPLVAHAILTAQEAGCFDRIIVSTEDPEIAEVAVAYGAEIPFLRPQELAGDKESTTSAVNHLLLKLGEDNYYPDFYATLYPTHPFRNPRLVAELVSKGKEGMSPVFTARETVAGYSDYVSRDFNGQLTPIVPQNQIKTPSGRWYRSYGYFFGQKPKVHNSPYFHILQHPIEWVDIDTQHDMELAERIICRGLNNFEKAA; from the coding sequence ATGGATAACTTCAAGGCTCTCGCCATCATTCCTGCACGGGGAAACTCCAAGGGGCTGCCCAGGAAGAACATCCGCCTTCTGGGCGGCATCCCACTGGTAGCCCACGCCATCCTTACAGCACAAGAGGCCGGCTGTTTTGACCGGATCATAGTCTCAACCGAAGATCCAGAAATCGCCGAAGTTGCCGTTGCGTACGGTGCTGAAATTCCGTTCCTGCGCCCGCAAGAACTGGCAGGCGACAAGGAATCTACGACGAGCGCAGTAAACCATCTTTTACTCAAGCTTGGAGAGGACAACTACTATCCAGACTTTTACGCCACTCTCTATCCGACCCACCCGTTCAGGAATCCCAGGCTCGTTGCCGAACTGGTGAGCAAAGGCAAGGAGGGGATGAGTCCTGTCTTCACCGCCCGGGAAACCGTGGCTGGATATTCTGACTACGTAAGCCGTGATTTCAACGGGCAGTTGACGCCGATCGTGCCCCAAAATCAGATAAAAACACCCTCTGGTCGTTGGTACAGGAGTTACGGATACTTCTTCGGCCAGAAGCCCAAAGTCCACAACAGTCCGTATTTCCATATTTTACAACATCCCATCGAATGGGTTGATATCGACACACAACACGACATGGAGCTTGCAGAAAGGATCATTTGCCGCGGACTCAACAACTTCGAAAAAGCAGCTTGA
- the wecB gene encoding non-hydrolyzing UDP-N-acetylglucosamine 2-epimerase produces MKTIHLIAATRPNFMKVAPLWHALSSENDYTVKLVHTGQHYDYSMSQLFFDELKLPEPSVNLQTGSGSHATQTAAVMVAYEKYLLEQTPDVVVVPGDVNSTLACALTSVKMHIPVAHLEAGLRSRDKTMPEEINRVLTDAISSICWTPSEDASENLLQEGVEPNRISFVGNCMIDSLNTMMPAIQSRRAWEQFDIEADTYCVVTLHRPGNVDDPTRLKAIINALMELSVRMPLVLPLHPRTRQQLDNMGMLPTLEQHGSIHIIPPQGYLDFTSLMHRAALVITDSGGLQEETTILGIPCLTIRPNTERPITCTEGTNRLVEPDSITSAADDALGSGVTTPRIPTFWDGKTAQRIVTDLNERFANNRVDNG; encoded by the coding sequence ATGAAGACAATCCATTTAATCGCGGCCACAAGGCCCAACTTCATGAAAGTAGCCCCTCTCTGGCATGCTCTGTCCAGTGAAAACGACTATACCGTAAAACTCGTGCACACTGGCCAACATTACGATTATAGCATGTCCCAGCTCTTTTTCGATGAGCTCAAGCTTCCTGAGCCAAGTGTAAACCTCCAAACGGGTTCCGGCAGCCACGCTACGCAGACCGCTGCCGTTATGGTGGCTTATGAGAAGTACCTGCTTGAGCAGACCCCGGATGTGGTTGTGGTTCCTGGTGACGTCAACTCGACTCTGGCGTGTGCATTGACCTCCGTAAAAATGCATATCCCCGTTGCCCATCTCGAAGCAGGACTGCGCAGTCGGGACAAGACGATGCCAGAAGAAATCAACAGAGTGCTCACGGATGCCATCTCATCCATCTGCTGGACGCCATCAGAAGATGCATCCGAAAACCTTCTGCAAGAAGGTGTTGAGCCCAATCGCATTTCGTTTGTCGGGAACTGCATGATCGACTCCCTGAACACAATGATGCCAGCCATCCAAAGCCGGAGGGCCTGGGAACAATTCGACATTGAAGCCGACACATATTGTGTGGTCACCCTCCACCGTCCCGGCAATGTTGATGACCCGACAAGACTCAAGGCCATCATCAATGCCCTCATGGAGCTTTCGGTTCGAATGCCTCTCGTTCTTCCGCTGCATCCGCGGACCCGCCAGCAGCTCGACAATATGGGAATGCTTCCCACTCTTGAGCAACATGGCTCTATCCACATCATTCCCCCTCAGGGATATCTCGATTTCACATCACTCATGCACAGGGCAGCCCTGGTGATCACCGACTCCGGCGGCTTGCAGGAAGAGACCACTATACTCGGAATCCCCTGCCTGACAATCCGCCCGAACACGGAACGACCAATCACCTGTACTGAAGGAACCAACCGACTTGTGGAGCCGGACAGCATCACCTCCGCCGCAGACGATGCTCTTGGGTCAGGTGTTACCACACCAAGAATTCCCACGTTCTGGGATGGCAAAACAGCACAACGAATCGTCACTGATCTCAACGAACGATTTGCAAACAACAGAGTAGACAATGGATAA
- a CDS encoding biotin/lipoyl-containing protein: MAHKVLIPRLNPNEDEVLVVETLVDGDRVEVGDELFVVESTKAAMSVESDFAGFVRGLAIETGEYAHVGSIALFITATPDESYLDEDSPTQTPSDEPKKSTAKSRLLAKKRSRSTRGKKQKVGAVTDVALAADLDWVRSAKGELGELALAEEYRDYTEDTRWDNAGCCSIGEGVTFGAGSMVRAKRLVIKDGVSIGPNTFIEGDDIFLGEFVKVGKNTSMVSVDIILGAGAYVGHEVEVDLSGGRSGESRFWGGPASLISPRCYVNTAREVVLETESALSPGVSVFTHRFWQSVLDGYDALFAGVRLCEKSWVGSGCQVLPGVVVGHGAVVMSGSTVVDQIPPATLCGGVPATVIRKSVKRDLSQEDKVQVLESILDEFSTVLKFKGCEVGMLITGKGIAVTTPDTVERQIVICTDSSLEGILPGSIVLSLNGFLPEMTEVYIFDLVGGVVRGDEDRLVHEVRNFLRRKGIRFQPYAWDADYRRGL; this comes from the coding sequence ATGGCTCATAAAGTACTGATACCCCGACTCAATCCCAACGAGGATGAAGTGCTTGTCGTAGAAACTCTTGTGGACGGTGATCGTGTCGAAGTTGGTGATGAACTCTTTGTGGTGGAATCAACCAAAGCTGCCATGTCTGTTGAGAGCGACTTTGCTGGTTTCGTGCGTGGTCTGGCTATTGAAACGGGTGAGTACGCGCACGTTGGCAGCATTGCCTTATTCATAACAGCAACGCCCGATGAGTCTTATTTAGACGAAGATTCGCCCACGCAGACCCCGTCAGATGAACCAAAGAAGTCGACGGCAAAGAGCCGTTTGCTCGCCAAGAAGCGGTCTCGATCGACACGAGGAAAAAAACAGAAGGTCGGAGCAGTGACGGATGTTGCTCTTGCTGCTGATCTGGACTGGGTCCGTTCGGCCAAGGGAGAACTCGGTGAACTTGCTCTTGCTGAAGAGTATAGGGATTACACTGAGGACACTCGTTGGGATAATGCGGGATGTTGCAGCATAGGAGAAGGTGTCACTTTCGGTGCCGGGAGTATGGTTCGCGCCAAACGGCTGGTCATTAAGGATGGAGTGTCCATTGGCCCCAATACCTTCATTGAAGGGGATGACATTTTTCTGGGAGAATTCGTCAAGGTAGGCAAAAATACAAGCATGGTGAGTGTGGATATTATCTTGGGTGCTGGGGCCTATGTCGGACATGAGGTTGAAGTGGACCTCAGTGGTGGGCGTTCAGGTGAATCCAGATTCTGGGGCGGGCCAGCTTCACTGATTTCCCCTCGATGTTATGTGAATACGGCTCGGGAGGTCGTTCTTGAAACAGAGTCTGCCCTGAGTCCGGGAGTGAGCGTTTTCACTCATCGTTTCTGGCAGTCTGTGCTGGATGGGTATGACGCCCTGTTCGCAGGGGTTCGCCTGTGTGAGAAATCCTGGGTCGGTTCGGGATGCCAGGTGCTGCCTGGAGTCGTGGTCGGTCATGGAGCTGTTGTCATGTCCGGTTCAACCGTTGTGGATCAGATTCCCCCTGCCACGCTGTGCGGTGGTGTGCCGGCAACCGTCATCCGCAAGTCGGTGAAAAGAGACCTTTCTCAAGAGGACAAGGTTCAGGTGCTGGAGTCCATTTTAGATGAATTCTCCACGGTCTTGAAATTCAAGGGATGTGAGGTCGGCATGTTGATCACTGGCAAAGGGATAGCAGTAACAACGCCGGACACTGTTGAACGACAGATTGTTATTTGTACTGATTCTTCTTTAGAGGGGATATTGCCCGGGAGCATTGTGCTGAGTTTAAACGGTTTTCTGCCTGAAATGACCGAGGTCTATATTTTTGATCTCGTGGGCGGTGTGGTCCGAGGGGATGAAGACAGGCTGGTTCATGAAGTGCGTAACTTCTTGCGTCGGAAAGGTATCCGTTTTCAGCCGTATGCATGGGATGCAGATTACCGACGCGGCCTGTAG
- a CDS encoding elongator complex protein 3, which produces MADISFTHPEPPPASSRVWPVFLPFAGCPYRCLFCAQDKQTGQGTAELASIFRDLELDLEQARVAGRGPYELAFYGGTFTALPVPWPERFLGLAVRFREQGLVTRVRCSTRPDCVDAALLSRLKAQGLDMVELGVQSFDDAILRASGRGYDGVTARRGCMAVQESGMGLGIQLLPGLPGDRPGVFQEDARLAAALKPEVARLYPCLVIRGTPLAAMWEQGDYAPWTLDRTREELALGLLSLWDTGVRVIRLGLPPEGTLAEHILAGPWHPALGQSVRGLALLEIVRTQVENAGFTPTAMDVPRRYQGELFGHANELAEKYAALGLGAGAVRYVDSTVFTVR; this is translated from the coding sequence ATGGCCGATATCTCCTTCACCCATCCTGAACCGCCTCCGGCATCATCGCGTGTCTGGCCTGTTTTCCTGCCCTTTGCCGGGTGCCCCTACAGGTGCCTTTTCTGTGCTCAGGACAAGCAGACAGGGCAGGGGACAGCCGAGCTTGCATCCATTTTTCGTGATCTGGAGCTGGATCTGGAGCAGGCCCGTGTCGCAGGGCGCGGCCCGTATGAACTCGCTTTTTACGGCGGCACGTTCACGGCCCTGCCCGTTCCATGGCCCGAACGTTTTCTCGGGCTGGCTGTGCGTTTTCGGGAACAGGGGCTGGTGACGCGCGTGCGCTGCTCAACCCGGCCCGACTGTGTGGACGCGGCTTTGCTGTCGCGACTCAAGGCGCAGGGGCTTGATATGGTGGAGCTTGGTGTTCAGTCCTTTGACGATGCGATCCTGCGCGCCTCCGGTCGGGGGTATGATGGAGTGACCGCTCGTCGCGGTTGTATGGCTGTGCAGGAATCCGGCATGGGGCTGGGCATCCAGCTTCTTCCCGGTCTGCCCGGAGACCGTCCCGGTGTTTTTCAGGAGGACGCCCGGCTGGCCGCCGCCCTCAAGCCCGAGGTCGCACGGCTGTATCCCTGTCTGGTGATCCGGGGCACGCCCTTGGCCGCAATGTGGGAACAGGGCGACTACGCCCCATGGACGCTTGATCGTACCCGAGAGGAACTGGCTCTGGGCCTTTTGTCGCTGTGGGACACGGGCGTTCGTGTCATTCGGCTCGGCCTGCCTCCCGAAGGTACCCTTGCCGAGCATATCCTTGCAGGGCCGTGGCATCCGGCTCTGGGGCAGTCGGTGCGGGGGCTGGCACTCCTTGAAATAGTCCGAACGCAGGTGGAAAATGCAGGTTTCACCCCCACGGCCATGGATGTACCGCGCCGCTATCAGGGGGAACTGTTCGGCCATGCCAATGAGCTGGCCGAGAAGTATGCGGCCCTCGGTCTGGGGGCAGGCGCTGTCCGGTATGTGGACAGCACCGTATTCACTGTGCGTTGA
- a CDS encoding glycosyltransferase family 4 protein produces MHIAMIHLCNNGFPPDIRISKEAHALVEAGHKITICTKTTSAHSKKFETFEPGIDVMREDVSGPPSWFARRKANFTLREAWVKPVVENYLDTCKPDIVHVHDFPYLPLVLDCAIPRGLPVVADFHENMPAAKRAWRSHLSPYMRFKASILFNYTLWRWHEKAAVEKCKRVVVVVPEGAERLLKYGLDQARIVTVSNTEDTTTFDFPVERADQNILDKYKDKWMVSYIGGIGPHRGWDTALDGAAHAAKLIPNFHLTFVGTNDESAARIRNYADSLGLGNSVEIINWQPFDTVNSYIHASRVCLVPHNDFEHTHTTVPHKLFQYMICKRPILASDCRPLKRILEETNSGYLFKANNAADFAAQLAHIHSHEEEAMHKAENGFAAATGPYAWKHDATRLVETYAALERELV; encoded by the coding sequence ATGCATATTGCCATGATCCACTTATGTAACAACGGGTTTCCTCCTGATATCCGCATATCCAAAGAGGCACATGCGTTGGTGGAGGCTGGGCACAAAATCACTATCTGCACCAAGACCACGAGTGCTCATTCGAAAAAATTCGAAACTTTCGAGCCGGGAATTGATGTCATGAGAGAAGATGTCAGCGGCCCTCCCTCATGGTTTGCACGTCGCAAGGCAAATTTCACTCTGAGGGAGGCGTGGGTCAAGCCAGTAGTGGAAAACTATCTCGACACATGTAAACCGGACATCGTACATGTCCATGACTTTCCGTATCTCCCCCTTGTTCTGGACTGCGCCATACCCCGTGGCCTCCCTGTTGTCGCAGACTTTCACGAAAACATGCCGGCTGCCAAACGGGCATGGCGATCTCATCTGTCACCATATATGCGCTTCAAAGCATCAATTCTGTTCAACTACACTCTCTGGAGATGGCATGAGAAAGCGGCTGTCGAAAAATGTAAACGCGTGGTGGTAGTGGTCCCTGAAGGGGCTGAACGATTGTTGAAGTATGGCCTTGATCAGGCAAGAATTGTGACTGTTTCCAATACCGAAGACACAACGACTTTCGACTTCCCGGTCGAAAGGGCAGACCAGAACATCCTGGATAAATATAAAGATAAATGGATGGTTTCATACATTGGCGGAATTGGACCGCATAGAGGCTGGGATACAGCCCTGGATGGTGCTGCTCATGCCGCGAAACTGATTCCGAACTTCCACCTGACCTTTGTCGGGACCAATGACGAAAGCGCTGCCAGAATCCGAAACTATGCTGATTCACTGGGCCTCGGTAACAGTGTTGAAATCATTAACTGGCAACCGTTTGACACGGTAAACAGCTACATCCACGCCAGTCGGGTTTGTCTCGTACCACACAATGACTTTGAGCACACGCACACCACCGTTCCACACAAGCTCTTTCAATACATGATATGCAAAAGGCCCATTCTCGCGAGTGACTGCCGACCGCTCAAACGCATTCTTGAAGAAACCAATTCAGGCTATCTATTCAAAGCCAACAATGCAGCGGACTTCGCGGCACAGCTCGCTCACATCCATTCCCATGAGGAAGAAGCGATGCACAAAGCGGAAAATGGATTCGCCGCAGCAACCGGTCCCTATGCCTGGAAACATGATGCCACCCGTTTGGTTGAAACATACGCTGCGTTGGAAAGAGAGCTGGTATGA
- a CDS encoding alpha-ketoacid dehydrogenase subunit beta encodes MTTVLQSLNQAFHRVMEIHPDVLAIGEDIVDPYGGAFKVTRGLSTAFGDRVISSPISEAGITGLGIGLTLQGFRPVVEIMFGDFITLCADQLVNQASKIATMYSEPVSVPLIVRTPMGGRRGYGPTHSQTLERMFLGVSGLDVIALSPLVDCGSLFEQVVLTTDVPTLFVENKSLYAMPILNAESVSKRYGMTLKSSNQAIPTMTVSFGGEPDVTVVTYGGMVPVVLEAVKQVYEKEDLLCEVIVPHCISSIPDVELCESVSISRRLVVAEESGIGYGWGSEVIANISRIALDAPPQRVGASESSIPVNKALEAEVLPQVENVVQAIINSVDEDLQ; translated from the coding sequence ATGACCACTGTTCTTCAGTCGCTGAATCAGGCTTTTCACAGGGTGATGGAGATCCATCCCGATGTGCTGGCCATTGGGGAAGACATTGTTGATCCGTATGGTGGTGCCTTCAAGGTGACCCGTGGATTGAGTACGGCTTTTGGTGACAGAGTCATCTCCAGTCCCATTAGCGAGGCTGGCATCACAGGGTTAGGCATAGGATTGACCTTGCAGGGATTTCGACCTGTGGTTGAAATCATGTTTGGTGATTTCATCACGCTTTGTGCTGACCAGCTTGTGAATCAGGCTTCAAAAATAGCAACTATGTATAGCGAACCGGTCAGTGTGCCTCTGATAGTCAGGACACCCATGGGGGGGCGCAGGGGGTATGGCCCAACCCACAGCCAGACCTTAGAACGGATGTTTCTTGGTGTGTCTGGCTTGGATGTCATTGCACTGTCGCCCTTGGTTGATTGTGGCAGCCTCTTTGAGCAGGTTGTCCTGACCACGGATGTACCGACTCTTTTCGTTGAGAATAAATCCCTCTATGCGATGCCTATTCTCAATGCTGAGTCCGTCAGCAAACGGTATGGCATGACTCTCAAAAGCTCCAATCAGGCGATTCCGACGATGACAGTTTCATTCGGGGGAGAACCTGATGTGACCGTTGTAACCTACGGTGGTATGGTGCCGGTCGTCCTTGAGGCGGTGAAGCAGGTCTATGAGAAAGAGGATTTGCTCTGTGAAGTTATCGTGCCCCATTGTATTTCATCGATCCCTGATGTCGAGTTGTGCGAGAGTGTAAGCATTTCCCGACGGCTGGTCGTCGCCGAAGAGAGTGGGATCGGGTATGGATGGGGGAGCGAAGTGATCGCCAATATTTCAAGGATTGCATTGGATGCTCCTCCTCAACGAGTAGGGGCATCGGAATCCTCCATCCCTGTAAATAAAGCGTTGGAAGCCGAAGTGCTGCCTCAGGTAGAGAACGTGGTTCAAGCCATAATAAACTCCGTCGATGAAGATCTGCAATAG